The following proteins are co-located in the Noviherbaspirillum sp. UKPF54 genome:
- a CDS encoding bifunctional diguanylate cyclase/phosphodiesterase yields the protein MRPEDEPLDFLDQEPEPAAAGGVAWKLLIVDDDVEVHAATRFAINGIRIAGRPLQLLNARSAAEAAALLKTEPEIAVILLDVVMESPNAGLDLVQRIRHELGLGDVRIILRTGQPGHAPELNVIRDYDINDYKTKAELTHTRLVTALIAAIRSYDQLRTISENRRGLEMIVTATPSLMRAKDLESCADEALRLMMSLLHLHGDGAVCVQGGIGDNDGERPRVIAAAGRVAGAAGRPLEQLGDADLVAAVRECLARQAHCFAASHTALYLQGGQRQAVMLVRSERALTVVERQLLEIFAANVLSCFGNVTLVERLNHIAYHDPLTRLPNRTCFIEELNKAGASAAQGSVVCMIDIDRFTDINNALGHAVADQLLIAVGQRLGQACPGCHLARIGADTFGLIGPEQQLAPERLQALLQEPFAAGDQLLPISATIGLCRITGSESGHALFNRADMAFTRARLNPHGGPLYFSPDMEQHTHWRLEVLRQLRRDFHDGRLAVWFQPQVSLADGGLSGLEALARWPDRRPDAGGFTQPPGVFIPLAEESGLIVDIGAWILDQSCAAYSRLAAEGHAPRRIAVNVSMPQMRRPDFPERVARTLAARGVPASALELEITESQLLDEPQLVLRNLQALKQEGIQITIDDFGTGYSSLGYLRQLPIDCIKIDRSFVVEIDRGRGDLFAETIITLAHKLGAETVAEGVETAAQVRCLRNLGCDTVQGFLYGRPMPADQLAGWLEQRALH from the coding sequence ATGCGACCTGAAGACGAACCGCTTGACTTTCTCGACCAGGAACCCGAGCCGGCTGCTGCCGGCGGCGTGGCCTGGAAGCTGCTGATCGTCGACGACGACGTCGAGGTGCATGCGGCCACCCGCTTTGCGATCAACGGCATCCGCATCGCCGGCCGGCCGCTGCAGCTGCTCAACGCGCGATCCGCGGCAGAGGCCGCCGCCCTCCTGAAGACGGAACCGGAAATCGCGGTCATCCTGCTGGACGTGGTGATGGAAAGCCCGAACGCCGGCCTGGACCTGGTGCAGCGCATCCGCCATGAACTCGGCCTGGGCGACGTGCGCATCATCCTGCGCACCGGCCAGCCCGGCCACGCGCCGGAACTCAATGTGATCCGCGACTACGACATCAACGACTACAAGACCAAGGCCGAGCTCACCCATACCCGGCTGGTGACGGCGTTGATCGCCGCGATCCGCTCCTACGACCAATTACGCACGATCAGCGAAAACCGGCGCGGACTGGAAATGATCGTTACCGCCACGCCGAGCCTGATGCGGGCGAAGGACCTGGAAAGCTGCGCCGACGAGGCATTGCGGCTGATGATGTCATTGTTGCACCTGCATGGCGACGGCGCCGTTTGTGTCCAGGGCGGCATTGGCGACAACGACGGCGAGCGTCCCCGGGTCATCGCCGCCGCCGGCCGGGTCGCAGGCGCGGCCGGCCGGCCGCTGGAACAGCTGGGCGATGCGGACCTGGTCGCCGCCGTCCGGGAATGCCTGGCGCGCCAGGCGCACTGTTTCGCGGCAAGCCATACCGCCCTGTACCTGCAAGGAGGCCAGCGGCAGGCGGTGATGCTCGTCAGGAGCGAAAGGGCGCTGACGGTGGTCGAGCGCCAGTTACTCGAAATCTTTGCCGCCAACGTCTTGAGCTGCTTCGGCAATGTCACGCTGGTCGAGCGCCTGAACCACATCGCCTACCACGATCCGCTGACCCGCCTGCCCAACCGCACCTGTTTCATCGAGGAGTTGAACAAGGCCGGCGCCAGCGCCGCGCAGGGCAGCGTGGTTTGCATGATCGACATCGACCGCTTCACCGATATCAACAATGCGCTCGGCCATGCCGTCGCCGACCAGTTGCTGATCGCCGTCGGCCAGCGCCTCGGCCAAGCCTGTCCCGGCTGCCATCTGGCGCGCATCGGCGCGGATACCTTCGGCCTGATCGGCCCGGAACAGCAGCTGGCGCCCGAGCGCCTGCAGGCGCTGCTGCAGGAACCTTTCGCCGCCGGCGACCAGCTATTGCCGATCAGCGCAACCATCGGCCTGTGCCGCATCACCGGAAGCGAAAGCGGCCATGCCTTGTTCAATCGCGCCGACATGGCATTCACCCGGGCCCGCCTCAATCCGCATGGCGGGCCGCTCTATTTTTCGCCGGACATGGAGCAGCACACGCACTGGCGTCTCGAAGTGCTGCGCCAGCTGCGCCGCGATTTTCATGACGGCCGCCTGGCCGTCTGGTTCCAGCCGCAGGTGTCGCTGGCCGACGGCGGCCTGTCCGGCCTCGAGGCGCTGGCGCGCTGGCCGGATCGGCGGCCCGATGCCGGCGGCTTCACGCAGCCGCCGGGCGTATTCATCCCGCTGGCCGAGGAATCCGGCCTGATCGTCGATATCGGCGCCTGGATACTCGACCAGAGCTGCGCCGCGTATTCCCGGCTCGCCGCGGAAGGCCATGCGCCTCGGCGCATCGCCGTCAATGTCAGCATGCCGCAGATGCGCCGGCCCGATTTTCCCGAGCGCGTGGCGCGCACGCTCGCGGCCCGCGGCGTGCCCGCCTCCGCGCTGGAACTGGAAATCACCGAAAGCCAGCTGCTGGATGAACCGCAGCTGGTATTGCGCAATCTGCAAGCGCTGAAACAGGAGGGAATCCAGATCACGATCGACGATTTCGGCACCGGCTACTCGTCGCTCGGCTATCTGCGGCAGTTGCCGATCGATTGCATCAAGATCGACCGCTCGTTCGTCGTGGAGATCGACCGCGGCCGGGGCGACCTGTTCGCGGAAACCATCATCACTCTGGCCCACAAGCTCGGCGCGGAAACGGTCGCCGAGGGCGTGGAGACCGCGGCGCAGGTGCGCTGCCTGCGCAATCTCGGCTGCGACACGGTGCAGGGCTTCCTGTATGGCAGACCGATGCCCGCCGATCAATTGGCAGGCTGGCTTGAACAGCGGGCGCTGCATTGA
- a CDS encoding DUF2189 domain-containing protein, whose product MAEVVHTPPSDPPASAQISDASLMPDIRSVGAGAPFRWLAAGLKDMRATRLRASFYGLMFMLMGFAIAAVYETRWQLTMGLTAGFFLVGPFLFCGIYCLSRQRDRGEKPSLTASLFCWKDNPASVGFFAAILTFLMVIWARVSVVIFALFSTRDFPTMHGMIVQIFSMTNMPFVIAWFGVGFVFASIAFAISVVSVPLMLDRKTDTMIALFTSVRALRDNIVPLYLWAALIVAVIGASLALSFIPLLLTAPLIGHATWYAYRDLVAEPGKTS is encoded by the coding sequence ATGGCAGAGGTAGTGCACACCCCACCGTCCGATCCGCCTGCTTCCGCGCAGATTTCCGACGCTTCGCTGATGCCTGACATCCGCTCCGTCGGCGCAGGTGCGCCATTCCGGTGGCTCGCCGCAGGCTTGAAGGACATGCGAGCGACGCGGCTGCGCGCTTCCTTCTACGGCCTGATGTTCATGCTGATGGGCTTTGCCATCGCGGCGGTGTATGAAACCCGTTGGCAACTGACCATGGGCCTGACCGCCGGTTTCTTCCTGGTCGGGCCATTCCTTTTCTGCGGTATTTACTGCCTGTCGCGCCAGCGCGACCGAGGCGAGAAGCCGAGCCTGACGGCGTCTCTTTTCTGCTGGAAGGATAACCCGGCGTCGGTCGGTTTCTTCGCTGCAATCCTGACCTTCCTGATGGTCATATGGGCACGTGTCTCGGTCGTGATCTTTGCGCTGTTTTCCACCCGCGATTTTCCGACCATGCACGGGATGATCGTTCAGATCTTCTCGATGACGAACATGCCGTTCGTGATCGCCTGGTTTGGCGTCGGTTTTGTGTTTGCCTCGATTGCATTCGCGATCTCGGTGGTATCGGTGCCGCTCATGCTGGATCGGAAGACCGACACGATGATCGCGCTGTTTACGAGCGTGCGCGCCCTGCGGGACAACATCGTGCCGCTGTACCTGTGGGCTGCGCTGATCGTGGCAGTCATCGGCGCCAGCCTGGCCCTGTCCTTCATCCCGCTATTGCTGACCGCGCCCCTGATCGGGCATGCGACTTGGTACGCGTACCGCGACCTGGTCGCTGAACCGGGCAAGACGAGCTGA